A genomic region of Ignavibacteriota bacterium contains the following coding sequences:
- a CDS encoding glycosyl hydrolase: MRTWIRYMHRSGSTRTPLLALLLLLSSWPAALEAGPARTPRSPDSLKYIVRPFYRYRADRQPGREVTMFMPGGHLQGTAEVDVRIGDTHEVTRLYGQRWEIDSVNVLLPPGVGVLRDTSIVIRFSTQGTAITQIVRIPAMRHWTVFVYPHSHVDIGYSNTHANVEFIHKRNIDRGRILAEQTNTYPPGARYVWNTEVMWPFERYFSGGTPSQQDTLVRAVKQGSLALDAAYVHVLTSNSSDEEMFQALRPRAEAVHRTGATIDTYVQVDIPGMAWGLVPALAHEGVRYIMLMPNGTRGNDSMVAELRQKPMWWVGQDGRSRVLFLNAGTYAVGLAKGRTTGRPWFGQRDKDKIPLEIRTARPREHFLDTHLFRELPHFEATHHPYDLFVVTWAMWDNALLDADLPDAVRSWNAEYAYPHLEIASAHTIMSAFEERYGSQFPEVRGDFTEYWTDGFGTVAKEARMARNAKDRLLQAEILWPMLRPGRPAPRDQFDEAWRNVVMTTEHTFTYENPTEPYFQDAIWRMKQRYFQEADDRSKVLLDEALAPATDRSDGALGPGAGPSNGGVAVFNTNSWSHGGLVTLARSESQQGDRVVDSQGNAVPSQRLSTGELVFLASPVPAFGSLHFRVVPGNSPQPGGTTWSSAMLDNGAVQVGIDQRRGTITHLRDSGTGKDLANADLDGGINSFRWQPAKGEGPALPDSVISVRLSESGPVLGEVEIISLAPGCRSVIRRVRVIRGDRGVRFTNTVDKLPLLPKDGVHFGFPFRIPGGRARIDIPWGVMELQKDQWAAANRAWMVAQHFADVSNDSMGITWCSPDAPLTEYGGITANNTANWDGAGDIWPATYAPSTVLYSWAMNNHWFTNTPLTQDGPVTFRYALRTHGRFDAAAAYRFGRETAQPLVALATGRDPSIRPLVATANDRVAVTILKAAADGRSVIVRLRSFSEQEESVALSWPARMPRQVRVCELGEEPGARDAMRTVAVPPMGLVTLRAEW; this comes from the coding sequence ATGCGTACCTGGATCCGATATATGCATCGTTCAGGATCGACCCGTACTCCGCTCCTTGCGCTTCTCCTGCTGCTTTCTTCCTGGCCCGCTGCTCTCGAAGCCGGCCCCGCACGGACACCGCGGTCCCCGGACTCGCTGAAATATATTGTCCGGCCATTCTATCGCTATCGCGCGGACCGTCAACCGGGGCGGGAGGTCACCATGTTCATGCCGGGGGGCCACCTCCAGGGGACGGCAGAGGTCGACGTGCGGATCGGTGATACTCATGAAGTGACCCGCCTGTACGGACAACGGTGGGAAATCGACTCCGTGAACGTGCTCCTTCCCCCGGGCGTTGGGGTGTTGCGCGACACCTCGATCGTCATCAGGTTCAGCACACAGGGTACTGCCATCACGCAGATCGTCCGCATTCCCGCGATGCGGCACTGGACGGTCTTCGTGTATCCTCATTCCCACGTCGACATCGGCTACTCGAACACCCATGCCAACGTAGAGTTCATCCACAAACGGAACATCGACCGGGGGCGCATCCTTGCCGAACAGACGAACACCTATCCCCCCGGCGCCCGGTATGTGTGGAACACGGAGGTTATGTGGCCCTTTGAACGGTACTTCTCCGGGGGCACTCCATCCCAACAGGACACGCTGGTGCGCGCCGTGAAGCAAGGATCCCTCGCGCTCGATGCAGCATACGTCCATGTCCTCACGTCGAATAGTAGCGATGAAGAGATGTTCCAGGCATTGCGTCCGCGTGCCGAAGCCGTGCACCGCACCGGGGCCACCATCGATACCTATGTTCAGGTGGACATCCCCGGTATGGCATGGGGACTCGTGCCCGCCCTTGCACATGAGGGGGTCCGGTACATCATGCTCATGCCCAATGGGACACGGGGGAACGACAGCATGGTTGCCGAACTCCGCCAGAAGCCCATGTGGTGGGTCGGACAGGATGGGCGGTCACGCGTGTTGTTCCTCAACGCCGGGACGTATGCCGTCGGATTGGCCAAAGGGCGTACCACGGGGCGGCCGTGGTTCGGGCAGCGGGACAAGGACAAGATCCCGCTGGAGATCAGGACGGCACGACCGCGGGAGCATTTCCTGGACACGCATCTGTTCCGCGAATTGCCCCATTTTGAGGCGACGCACCATCCCTACGACCTGTTCGTCGTGACCTGGGCGATGTGGGACAACGCATTGCTCGACGCAGACCTGCCGGATGCAGTGCGCTCATGGAACGCAGAGTATGCATATCCGCATCTTGAGATCGCCAGCGCCCACACGATCATGTCTGCATTTGAAGAGAGATATGGCAGCCAGTTCCCGGAGGTGCGCGGGGACTTCACCGAATACTGGACCGATGGATTCGGGACCGTCGCGAAAGAGGCCCGCATGGCCCGCAATGCCAAGGACCGCCTGTTGCAGGCCGAGATCCTATGGCCGATGCTCCGGCCGGGCCGCCCGGCACCACGCGATCAGTTCGACGAAGCATGGCGCAATGTGGTGATGACCACCGAGCACACGTTCACGTACGAGAACCCGACGGAGCCATATTTCCAGGATGCGATCTGGCGGATGAAGCAGAGGTACTTTCAGGAAGCGGATGACCGGAGCAAGGTGTTGCTGGACGAGGCACTTGCCCCTGCCACCGACAGATCGGACGGTGCGCTCGGCCCGGGGGCAGGGCCGTCGAATGGCGGCGTGGCAGTATTCAATACGAATTCATGGTCACACGGTGGCCTGGTAACGCTCGCGCGTTCAGAAAGCCAGCAGGGAGACCGCGTCGTCGACAGCCAGGGCAATGCCGTCCCCTCCCAGCGCCTCTCCACAGGTGAACTCGTGTTCCTCGCTTCGCCCGTCCCCGCATTTGGGTCGCTTCACTTCCGCGTCGTCCCCGGCAACAGCCCACAACCGGGTGGAACAACGTGGTCGTCCGCCATGCTCGACAATGGAGCGGTGCAGGTCGGGATCGATCAGCGACGCGGGACGATAACACATCTGCGCGATAGCGGGACCGGCAAGGACCTCGCCAACGCCGATCTTGACGGCGGGATCAATTCGTTCCGCTGGCAGCCGGCGAAGGGTGAAGGTCCGGCCCTCCCTGATTCCGTCATCAGTGTCCGCCTCTCAGAATCGGGTCCCGTGCTCGGTGAAGTAGAGATCATCTCCCTCGCACCCGGATGCAGGTCGGTGATCAGGAGGGTCCGGGTTATCCGTGGCGATCGGGGTGTGCGCTTCACGAACACCGTGGACAAACTCCCCCTGCTGCCGAAGGACGGCGTCCACTTCGGATTCCCCTTCCGCATTCCCGGTGGGCGTGCACGTATCGACATCCCCTGGGGTGTGATGGAATTGCAGAAGGACCAATGGGCCGCGGCGAACCGTGCATGGATGGTGGCACAGCATTTCGCCGATGTGTCCAACGATTCCATGGGCATCACATGGTGCTCTCCCGACGCCCCGTTGACAGAATACGGTGGTATCACGGCCAACAACACGGCCAACTGGGATGGCGCGGGAGACATCTGGCCTGCAACGTATGCGCCGTCGACCGTGCTGTACTCATGGGCCATGAACAACCACTGGTTCACGAACACTCCCTTGACCCAGGACGGGCCGGTCACGTTCCGCTACGCACTCCGTACCCACGGGCGCTTCGACGCAGCAGCGGCGTATCGATTCGGCAGGGAGACCGCACAGCCGCTCGTTGCGCTCGCAACAGGCCGCGACCCCTCGATCCGTCCACTCGTGGCAACGGCCAATGACAGGGTTGCCGTGACGATCCTGAAGGCGGCGGCCGATGGCAGAAGCGTGATCGTACGCCTCCGCTCGTTCTCTGAACAGGAAGAATCCGTTGCCCTGTCATGGCCGGCACGTATGCCGCGGCAGGTCAGGGTCTGTGAGCTGGGAGAGGAACCAGGTGCACGCGATGCGATGCGGACGGTCGCCGTTCCCCCGATGGGTCTCGTGACACTCCGTGCAGAATGGTGA
- a CDS encoding TonB-dependent receptor, with protein sequence MSIVSSPPGPMPGRFLRGLFAVIVCCGSCAGGHAQTTTIQGIVMDAQSAERIPYATVLVKRTSSAVKSNVEGFFFLQNAPARLCTLEVRYLGYATQDVRVDASKPITNLVVKMKQTIIAGQEVTVIAEAEPRTMKSEKEPGLVALSPAELSSLPNIGEVDLFRALQLLPGVCGTNESSSGLYVRGGAPDQNLVLFDGMTIHHVDHFFGFFSAFNVDAVKDLHFYKGGFPARYGGVLSSVIDMTGRTGDQNSWRGGVGASLLSAHGDIEIPLWKQGSLFIAGRTTYGESKLATSIYKFLTGGQIGSTRSGGGPGGGGPGGGPPPGGNFGSAQYEETVPLPSFYDLNTKVTYYLTPADVVAASLYHSSDKLDRSVESSFGGGTTDITDQKNLGLSARWFHQWSASLFSNLVVANSRYTSNYTFGVDVSDTSRSQFRAGGIGTVEDNAINEFSVRLDMDWHPHQDHAVAFGLDLDQTTTTYSLTLTDPFRATRSGLVGLDQKGIQASLYAQDEWALTDRLTMTLGARGTYYQPTRQLFMDPRMSFRYVLADQISVKGAVGRYRQFLNRIVNENISQGSRDFWVMTGDQFKPGRSEHYVVGGSWENADLLFDVEAYHKTMTGLVEFSQRFRMTAADLYAFATGEGISRGIEFLLQKKHGAYTGWISYTLSKTDYTFPLINDGMAFPAAQDQRHEVKVVNSLTLGPWKFGANWIYGSGTPYTAPVSQYYLEMLGGNTLTYVHVGEKNGMRLPPYHRLDLSVARSFSNETEGMRFSAGLSVFNVYDRKNVSYYTYDMNTSPVTVSTVGSLGITPTVFLQLDF encoded by the coding sequence ATGAGCATCGTATCGTCCCCGCCCGGGCCCATGCCCGGCCGCTTCCTGCGCGGTCTCTTCGCCGTCATCGTCTGTTGTGGATCCTGCGCCGGTGGTCATGCCCAGACCACGACGATACAGGGGATCGTCATGGATGCGCAATCGGCCGAACGTATTCCGTATGCGACGGTCCTGGTGAAGCGTACTTCATCCGCGGTCAAGAGCAACGTGGAAGGATTCTTCTTCCTGCAGAATGCTCCTGCCCGTCTCTGTACACTCGAAGTGCGGTATCTCGGCTATGCAACGCAGGACGTCCGTGTCGATGCGTCGAAGCCCATCACGAACCTCGTCGTGAAGATGAAACAGACGATCATTGCCGGGCAGGAAGTGACGGTGATCGCTGAGGCGGAGCCGAGGACCATGAAATCGGAGAAGGAGCCCGGGCTCGTGGCCCTGTCGCCAGCCGAACTGAGCTCATTGCCAAATATCGGTGAGGTGGACCTGTTCCGGGCGCTGCAGCTCCTCCCCGGCGTGTGCGGGACGAACGAATCCTCTTCGGGACTCTACGTTCGCGGCGGTGCTCCCGATCAGAACCTGGTCCTCTTCGACGGGATGACGATCCACCATGTGGACCACTTCTTCGGGTTCTTCAGTGCGTTCAACGTGGATGCCGTCAAGGACCTGCATTTCTACAAAGGCGGGTTCCCGGCACGGTATGGCGGTGTCCTCTCGAGCGTGATCGACATGACGGGGCGGACCGGTGATCAGAACTCATGGCGCGGCGGGGTCGGGGCCAGCCTGCTGAGTGCACACGGCGACATCGAGATCCCGCTGTGGAAGCAGGGATCGTTGTTCATCGCCGGGCGAACGACGTATGGCGAGAGCAAGCTGGCAACAAGCATCTACAAATTCCTCACCGGGGGACAGATCGGGAGCACGCGTTCTGGCGGCGGACCGGGTGGGGGCGGGCCGGGAGGCGGGCCGCCCCCCGGGGGAAATTTCGGGTCGGCGCAATACGAGGAGACCGTCCCACTCCCGTCGTTCTACGACCTGAATACGAAGGTGACGTACTATCTGACACCGGCGGACGTTGTTGCGGCAAGCCTGTATCACAGCAGCGACAAACTGGACCGGTCTGTGGAGAGTTCATTCGGTGGGGGGACCACGGATATCACGGACCAGAAGAACCTGGGGCTCAGTGCGCGCTGGTTCCATCAATGGTCGGCGTCGCTGTTCTCCAATCTGGTCGTCGCCAATTCGCGGTACACAAGCAATTACACGTTCGGGGTCGACGTTTCGGACACCAGCCGGTCGCAGTTCCGTGCCGGGGGTATCGGGACCGTCGAGGACAACGCTATCAACGAGTTCTCCGTCCGGTTGGATATGGATTGGCACCCCCATCAGGACCATGCGGTGGCATTCGGCCTCGACCTGGACCAGACAACGACCACGTATTCATTGACCCTGACGGATCCGTTCCGAGCCACGCGGTCCGGGCTCGTCGGGTTGGATCAGAAAGGGATCCAGGCATCGCTCTATGCCCAGGATGAGTGGGCGCTCACGGACCGTCTGACGATGACCCTCGGTGCACGGGGGACATACTACCAGCCGACACGTCAGCTCTTCATGGATCCGCGCATGAGTTTCCGGTACGTCCTCGCCGACCAGATCTCTGTGAAGGGTGCCGTAGGGCGATACCGTCAGTTCCTGAACCGCATTGTGAACGAGAACATCTCGCAGGGAAGCCGCGACTTCTGGGTCATGACCGGCGACCAGTTCAAGCCAGGCAGGTCGGAACACTACGTTGTTGGTGGGAGCTGGGAGAATGCCGATCTCCTGTTCGATGTCGAAGCCTATCACAAGACCATGACCGGGTTGGTGGAATTCAGCCAACGGTTCCGGATGACGGCTGCCGACCTCTATGCGTTCGCGACGGGGGAGGGGATCTCGCGCGGCATCGAGTTCCTGCTGCAGAAGAAACATGGAGCGTACACGGGATGGATCAGCTACACGCTGAGCAAGACCGACTATACCTTCCCGCTGATCAATGACGGGATGGCATTCCCTGCGGCACAGGACCAGCGGCATGAAGTGAAGGTCGTGAACTCGCTCACCCTCGGCCCGTGGAAGTTCGGGGCGAACTGGATCTATGGTTCCGGCACGCCGTATACGGCGCCGGTCAGCCAGTATTACCTTGAGATGCTCGGCGGGAATACCCTCACGTATGTCCACGTGGGGGAGAAGAATGGGATGCGGCTCCCTCCGTATCATCGCCTCGACCTTAGCGTCGCGCGCTCCTTCTCCAATGAAACGGAGGGGATGCGTTTCTCCGCGGGGCTGTCCGTATTCAACGTGTATGACAGGAAGAATGTGTCGTACTACACCTACGACATGAATACCTCGCCGGTCACGGTGTCGACCGTGGGTTCTCTCGGGATCACGCCGACCGTGTTCCTCCAGTTGGATTTCTAG